In Pseudomonadota bacterium, the sequence TAATCATTTTGAAAAATGTGAAGAGCTCAAACGGTGTTCATTATAGCAAAAACTGTTGACAGGATATTCCTTGGAGGTTATATTTCTTTCATGGCATGGGAAGTTGAATATACCGACGAATTTGAAGCATGGTAGGTTGGTCTGGACGAGGAAGAACAGATCGATATTGACGCGGTTGTCGGTTTGTTGGAAGAAAAGGGGCCTCATCTGCCGTACCCCTACAGTTCGGATGTCAAAGGGACCAGGTACGGCTCACTAAGAGAGCTGAGGATTCAGCACAAAGGTAAACCATATAGAATCCTTTATGCCTTTGATCCCCGCAGAACAGCCATTCTTCTGATTGGTGGTAGAAAAACAGGTGGTACACGCTGGTATGAAAAACATGTGCCTTTGGCTGAAAACATATTGGAGGAACATTTGAAGTCTTTCGAGAACAAACAGGGAGATGCATTATGAGCAAACCTTATTCAATACTAAGGGAAAAAATGAAGCCCGCTGCACGGAAAAGGGCCGCTGAGAAGACAAAAGCTCTACTGGATGCAATGCCTTTACAGGAATTGCGCCATGCCAGACATTTAAGCCAGGAGCAATTGGCACAAGCACTGTCCGTCAAACAGGCTGCGGTATCGAAGCTTGAAAAGCGGACAGACATGTATATCAGCACATTAAGAAATTTTATCAAGGCCATGGGAGGTGACTTGGAAATCATCGCCAAGTTCCCCGATGGTTCTGTTCAGATCAGTCAATTTGAAGACATTTCTGCGGAGATAGAAAGGGGAAACTCTCCGAGTTAAGGAAGTGTTGAGTTTTGACGGCCTGTTGCCCAAACATACATACAACCAATAATATTGGAGCATGAGCCGGAGCCCTTTTCCCGATTAGCGACTTCAAGCTTGCCTTGGGCACCCTGCCGGTAAGCAGAAATGTGCCCGCGGCCAGTGCCGCGTCTGGACCGGCCTGATTTGTTCGAAGCCTAGCGGCAAGTTAGAAGGCCGAATGGATGCGAACCGTTGCAAGGGTAAGGAAGCGCAGCGGAGCAGCGAGGGTAAAGGTTCAACGGCGAAGCCTCAACAGCGTTCCGGGGCCATACCGATGGGACGTAATTGGGGTTAAACTTCTGTTTTTGTTATATTCTTTCGATATGCAAGATTATGTGGCATTCAACAGATCGACACGTTCGTGTTGAGAAATTGTTTTTCTTGTGTTATTTATAGCATATGCTGAAAAGTAAATTCCTATCAGTCAATTTCCAAATTACAGGAAACTGATCATTGAAGGCATTGGTAACAGGCGCCAACGGGTTTATCGGCAGCCATTTAGTTGAGAAATTGGTACAAAGCGAAACAAAGGTCC encodes:
- a CDS encoding type II toxin-antitoxin system RelE/ParE family toxin, translating into MDEEEQIDIDAVVGLLEEKGPHLPYPYSSDVKGTRYGSLRELRIQHKGKPYRILYAFDPRRTAILLIGGRKTGGTRWYEKHVPLAENILEEHLKSFENKQGDAL
- a CDS encoding XRE family transcriptional regulator yields the protein MSKPYSILREKMKPAARKRAAEKTKALLDAMPLQELRHARHLSQEQLAQALSVKQAAVSKLEKRTDMYISTLRNFIKAMGGDLEIIAKFPDGSVQISQFEDISAEIERGNSPS